From Daucus carota subsp. sativus chromosome 6, DH1 v3.0, whole genome shotgun sequence, the proteins below share one genomic window:
- the LOC108226152 gene encoding hydroxyproline O-galactosyltransferase GALT6 → MKMKRVKSELFRIVIKNRQRTCKFLLFLALCYILAITIIQLPFDLKLPFSSDSLTPLLLHKSEPQLNQELIPFEPTTLINQSHNDQYKFLSRLNFDDKNGLLTDMDKAVYEAFQVGHKFWEEIKESCPHSMLLSGFEFSDKGKNLMVIPCGMALGSEITLVAKPRKGHFEKEPRRVGQFTMVSQFVLELHGLKSVDGVEPPKILYFNPRLKGDWSGKPVIEQNTCYRMKWGSGLRCEGWASRADEETVDGQVKCENWKRDDDNHSERPKTSWLSNLLEGRTKKVTVDWPYPFEEEKLFVLTISAGLEGYHVNVDGRHVTSFPYRTGFALEDATGLSLNGDIDVHSIFATSLRTSHPSFAPQGHLDMSTSSEAPSVLPGPVEMFIGILSAGNHFAERMAVRKSWMQHEFVQSSKVVARFFVALTGIKEVNFDIRKEAEFYGDIVIVPYMDKYDLVVLKTLAICEFGVHRTAAKYIMKCDDDTFVRLDAVIQEANNVAANKSLYVGNINYNHKPLRKGKWSVTYEEWPEEDYPPYADGPGYIISSDIAQFIVSEFENHKLRLFKMEDVSMGMWVEKFNSSKPVEYIHSLKFCQFGCIVGYYTAHYQSPTQMMCLWDKLLNSTGRPQCCNIR, encoded by the exons ATGAAGATGAAGAGAGTCAAGTCAGAGCTGTTCAGGATAGTCATCAAGAACAGACAGAGAACTTGCaagtttcttttatttcttGCACTTTGTTACATACTAGCCATCACTATAATACAACTACCATTTGATCTCAAACTCCCATTTTCTTCTGACTCACTCACTCCACTTCTACTTCACAAAAGTGAACCTCAGCTAAATCAAGAACTAATCCCATTTGAGCCCACAACATTGATAAATCAATCACACAATGACCAATACAAATTTTTGTCAAGACTGAATTTTGATGACAAAAATGGACTTTTAACTGATATGGACAAGGCTGTGTATGAAGCTTTTCAAGTGGGTCATAAGTTTTGGGAAGAGATCAAAGAATCCTGCCCACATTCGATGCTGCTTTCgggttttgagttcagtgacaaAGGGAAGAACCTTATGGTGATTCCTTGTGGCATGGCTTTAGGATCAGAGATTACTCTGGTGGCTAAGCCTAGAAAAGGCCATTTTGAGAAGGAACCAAGGAGAGTGGGGCAGTTTACAATGGTGTCTCAGTTTGTGTTGGAGTTGCACGGTCTGAAAAGTGTTGATGGGGTGGAACCACCaaagattttgtattttaatcCTAGGTTGAAGGGGGATTGGAGTGGGAAGCCTGTCATTGAGCAGAATACTTGCTATAGGATGAAATGGGGCTCCGGGCTTCGCTGTGAGGGTTGGGCATCCAGGGCTGATGAAGAAACTG TTGATGGTCAGGTAAAGTGTGAGAACTGGAAGCGAGATGATGATAATCATTCTGAGCGGCCTAAGACCAGTTGGTTGTCGAACCTTCTTGAAGGTAGAACAAAGAAGGTCACTGTTGATTGGCCATATCCATTTGAAGAAGAGAAATTGTTTGTTTTAACTATTAGTGCTGGACTGGAGGGTTATCATGTCAATGTTGACGGAAGGCACGTCACTTCATTTCCTTACCGAACT GGTTTTGCACTTGAGGATGCAACAGGATTGTCCCTAAATGGGGACATTGATGTCCATTCTATATTTGCTACATCTTTGCGCACGTCACATCCTAGCTTTGCTCCTCAGGGTCATCTTGATATGTCCACTAGTTCAGAAGCTCCATCTGTTTTGCCAGGACCTGTTGAAATGTTCATTGGTATACTCTCAGCTGGCAACCATTTTGCGGAGAGAATGGCTGTCAGGAAGTCTTGGATGCAGCACGAGTTTGTACAATCTTCAAAAGTTGTTGCTCGTTTCTTTGTAGCACTG ACTGGAATAAAGGaagtaaattttgatataaGGAAGGAAGCAGAGTTCTATGGTGACATTGTCATCGTGCCCTACATGGATAAATATGACCTTGTGGTCCTGAAAACTCTTGCAATTTGTGAATTTGGG GTTCATAGAACAGCTGCTAAATACATCATGAAGTGTGACGATGACACGTTTGTTAGACTGGATGCAGTCATTCAGGAGGCAAATAATGTAGCTGCTAATAAGAGCTTGTATGTTGGAAACATTAATTATAACCATAAGCCCCTGCGAAAGGGTAAATGGTCAGTGACTTATGAG GAATGGCCAGAGGAAGATTATCCACCATATGCAGATGGTCCAGGATACATTATTTCATCAGATATTGCACAATTTATTGTGTCCGAGTTTGAAAACCATAAACTAAGG TTGTTCAAAATGGAAGATGTTAGTATGGGGATGTGGGTCGAGAAGTTCAATAGCTCAAAACCTGTCGAGTACATACACAGCCTCAAATTCTGCCAATTTGGATGCATTGTAGGTTATTATACAGCACATTATCAATCTCCTACGCAGATGATGTGCTTGTGGGATAAACTGCTAAATAGCACAGGCAGACCCCAATGTTGCAACATCAGATGA